The DNA segment GGTGGGCTTTGGTGATGTAGCGGGTGATGCCGATGATGAGGCCGCGCGCATACATGTCCCAGTGTGGCGCGAAGAGGCCGGAGAAAGCCGGCACGAAGTAAATGCCGCCGGCGTCCTCCACCGAACGGGCGATTTCCTCCGTTTCGCTCGCGCTGTGGATGATGCCCAGGTTATCCCTCAACCACTGCACCGCCGCGCCGGTGATGGGGATGGACCCCTCCAGCGCGTAGGCTTTCACGCCGTTATCCAGCCGGTAAGCGACGGTGGTGAGAAGGCCGTGCTGGGAGTGCATGAGCTTCTCCCCGGTATTGAGCAGGAGGAAGCTCCCCGTGCCGTAGGTGTTCTTGGCCTCGCCGGGGTCGAAGCAGGCCTGCCCAAAGAGCGCCGCCTGCTGGTCGCCCAGGTCGCCGCAGACCTTGACGACGCCGCCCAGGGGGCCGTCGGCACGGGTAAGGCCGTAGCCGGCGCGGTCGCAGGAAGGGCGGATGGCCGGCAGCATCTGGCGCGGGATGTCCAGGATGCGGAGCAGTTCATCGTCCCAGTCCATGGTCTCCAGGTTCATCAGCATGGTGCGCGAGGCGTTGGAAGGGTCGGTGACGTGCGCGCCGCCGGCCGGCCCGCCGGTCAGGTTCCAGATGACCCAGGTATCAATGTTCCCGAACAAGGCCCTGCCTTCTTTCGCCAGTGTGCGCACACCGGGGACATTGTCCAGGATCCACTTGATCTTGGGGCCGGAGAAGTAGGTGGCAATGGGCAGACCGGTCTTGCGGCGGAAAAGCGGCTCCAGGCCGTCATCGATCAGGCGCTGGCAGATGTCGGTAGTGCGGGTGCACTGCCAGACGATGGCGTTGTAGAGCGGTTTGCCGGTCTGGCGGTCCCAGATGATGGTGGTCTCGCGTTGATTGGTGACGCCCAGGCCGGCGATCTGCTCAGGGCGGATGCCGCTGGCGTCCAGGGCTTTGCGGCAGACCTCGGCAGTCGCCTCCCAGATTTCCAGGGGATCGTGTTCCACCCAGCCGGGCTGGGGGTAAATCTGACGGTGTTCCTTGTAAAAGGAGGCCATGACGCGACCGGTGCGGTCGAAGACCATGAAGCGGGTGCCGGTGGTGCCCTGGTCGATGGCGGAGGTATAAACGGCGGTATCGCGGGATGCCATACGAGCCCTCCCATGTCTGGAATGATGTTGGAAGACGGCCGGCGGGATAACTGCTGGCCGGCACAGGCCGCGCCATTATACCCTGGGGCGGGGCAAATGGTCAAAGCGAAGCAGGCCCGAATTGACAATCTCATCAATCTATGGTATATAATCCTCAACAACCGCATACCACTGCCGTTGAGGTGTCCCGAGCCCGGATGCGAGGGACGTAAAGGGGGAAGACCGGTGCAAGTCCGGCGCTGTCCCGCAACTGTAACCCCAACTACTGGGGAAGCCAGGTTACCCGCCTCAACACAGCGTTTCCAGTGACCTGCGCGCGACAGGCATGGGAACACGTGAGCGATTACGTGTGAAAAGCCCCCCGCCGGCCAGCAGGGGGCTTTTCTTTACCCCGCCGCCCAGGACCACTGGCGGCGGTTTCCATTTTCGTCGCAGAAGAGGACAAAGACGTTCTCCTCTGTTGTCTCTCTCCTTTCCTCTGTGTGGTTGGGGCACCGATGGCGGCGGTGCCCCAATCTCTTTCCCTCCGGCTAATAATGATAATAGCGGATCGCCCGCCGGCGCCCAATGGCGAACAGCCGCACCAACAGCCAGCCGGCAACGAACCCACCGATGTGCGCGAACCATGCCACACCGCCAGCCGAAGGCAGTCCCAGCGCCAGCACCCCGTTGAACAACTGGAGGATGAACCAGAAGCCCAGCACGATGACCGCCGGCAGTTCCGCCAACTGGGTGAAAATCCCCAGCGGGATGAGCGTGATAATGCGCGCATGCGGGAACAGCACCAGATACGCCCCCAGCACGCCGGCGATTGCCCCGCTGGCACCGATGCCGGGGATCGTCGAATTCACGCTGGCCAGCACCTGCGCCAGCGATGCCAGGATCCCGCACAGGAAGTAGAAGATGAGGAAGCGGAAGTGCCCCAGCGCATCCTCGACGTTGTTGCCGAAGATCCAGAGGTACAGCATATTGCCGGCCAGGTGCAGGAAACCCCCGTGCAGAAACATGGACGAGAAAAAGCTGAACGCCGTCAGCGCGTCAAACTGGTGCAGTACCCGATACGGCACGACCCCAAAGGCGTAGATGAACGGCTCC comes from the Anaerolineae bacterium genome and includes:
- a CDS encoding rhomboid family intramembrane serine protease, which encodes MIPISDRLPTRRFPIMTVLLIVANVVIFGFELLLDMLGLLEPFIYAFGVVPYRVLHQFDALTAFSFFSSMFLHGGFLHLAGNMLYLWIFGNNVEDALGHFRFLIFYFLCGILASLAQVLASVNSTIPGIGASGAIAGVLGAYLVLFPHARIITLIPLGIFTQLAELPAVIVLGFWFILQLFNGVLALGLPSAGGVAWFAHIGGFVAGWLLVRLFAIGRRRAIRYYHY
- the glpK gene encoding glycerol kinase GlpK, producing the protein MASRDTAVYTSAIDQGTTGTRFMVFDRTGRVMASFYKEHRQIYPQPGWVEHDPLEIWEATAEVCRKALDASGIRPEQIAGLGVTNQRETTIIWDRQTGKPLYNAIVWQCTRTTDICQRLIDDGLEPLFRRKTGLPIATYFSGPKIKWILDNVPGVRTLAKEGRALFGNIDTWVIWNLTGGPAGGAHVTDPSNASRTMLMNLETMDWDDELLRILDIPRQMLPAIRPSCDRAGYGLTRADGPLGGVVKVCGDLGDQQAALFGQACFDPGEAKNTYGTGSFLLLNTGEKLMHSQHGLLTTVAYRLDNGVKAYALEGSIPITGAAVQWLRDNLGIIHSASETEEIARSVEDAGGIYFVPAFSGLFAPHWDMYARGLIIGITRYITKAHLVRATLESIAYQSREVVEAMEADAGISLKELKVDGGAARNNFLMQLQADILGARVVRPRVEETTALGAAYAAGLAAGLWDNLDALRQNWVLDRVFEPQWDERRREAGYRGWKRAVERAKAWVERENG